In Pempheris klunzingeri isolate RE-2024b chromosome 5, fPemKlu1.hap1, whole genome shotgun sequence, the DNA window tcacatcgttgcgaccggcccgagcagtcctacgtttttctgtatagatagtgagtctgcgtgacacgctgtgggcatgagagcgagtttttcacaaaatcttcagacgatttttctgctcctctccactctagcgatgacatcacccactctagccccgaacattccaccacacacacactaatgttaaatctgaaaacggagtcaaaaactttttttttttgagatacgaccgtggagaaacggtgaatggcacgaccggcgttgaatgatgtcctgagagaggtcgagatgatgaacgttttacaggttgaatggagtttctggctgaacgtatgagggagctgtgagggcttgaagtttgatgaagaaatgtggctcttgaaaatttttcccattcattttctatggcaaatttggcacacgttttgccgcgttgcgccaaaacgtgcttttcgattgcttggaaaagtcatagcaactcgaccgccaccgagccgcacgttttggtgcgttttttatgtgtgtggtgcgaaagctctgggaggagtagcgccgtgaaattttgctacggaagaagaataataagtcaaataaacgaacagaataataatagtgggccttgcttcgcaaggcccactattgtgccctatgctttgcatagctggcacaatagtgggccttgcttgcaagcggccccctaataaacgaacagaataataatagtgggccttgcttcgcaaggcccactattgtgccctatgctttgcatagctggcacaatagtgggccttgcttgcaagcggccccctaattagctcctgactgatcctgtctgtgtgtctgtcatgtTAAGCTGCTTTGTATGTAAATGCACACAGCTGCTCTCTTAAGGGTGAGACGCACCTATTGTTTCTGATGTAGGGGGATCACTGCAGCTATATAGTATTTAATCATGTTATAATTATGTGCTATTTCACCCAACCAAGCAGTGGTTCTCTGCATACATCAGAACAGGAGGCAGCATtgttcctctctgcctttctgtcaACAAAAGTAAACACCGCCACTTTGTTGAGGAAAGCATTATGTAAATGACCCATGGATGGAAACAACAAGTATGAAAGCAGACCAGCAGGTTTGGGGGGAAGGGAGCAATCAAACTCAGGCTGGGACTCAAACAAATAAACCCACTTTGAAAAAGTCCAAAATGTAATTCATCTTAAGTCAATGTGTGATCACTGCAACAATGCACAGCCAGCTGTATTTTGCAGAAACAGCTTGGTTGGACCCCACATGAATCAGAGCAGCATGCCAGATTTCTTCTGCAGCACGGTGAACAGCCTCAGGTGATGTACAGAACACAACTCAGCAGATTTCTATTACTAAAATACAGAGCACGCCTAATACACACATGGAAAGAGTTGCCTTGACAAGTATGAAAAAGGGAAACcagagcaggtggaggctgggGGAAATCAGcaccatcagcagcaacagaacGTAACAGGTACACGaatcagcagcatcaccagTAGCTGTGCAGAAATTCTGCATTTCACCTTTTCTTTCAGTTTGTGTcttctgtctctgagtgtgtgtgtgtgtgtgtgtgtgtgtgtgtgtgtgtgtgtgtgtgtgtgtgtgtgtgcgtcttcaGGAACTGGAAAATGAGGCCATTAAGTAGGGAACAGGTGTTGGCAGGCGGGCAGCGTGATCATAGCTGACCCCGGTATGACACACATGGACTTAAGTCTCAGATGTCCCTTCTGAAAGGAGGCAGGAatagagaggagagaagaagaacagtGGAAGATGGTGGGGAGGTGAAAgaacagagagataaagagcaGAGAAAGGGACTGGGTGGGTAGCAGAGAAATGACAGGAGCGAATTCTCAGCATGAAAGATCTTCAAATATAGTTAGACATCATGCCAATGTGCATCTTGGGGAGAGGAAACTACTTAACACTGAGATGACCCTGATCTTTTGGAAAGACTTagtgatggagggatggagggaggagaggacacTTCGGACGAAAAGGCTGTTCTGATCTATTCTTATCCTGACCCCACCATCCCCCACTGTACATGGGCTCTGTGAAACCGGACCTCAGGCCTGCCCTTCAGAGAGGGTGGGCTAGATGTAAGAGCGTGGTCGTGCTGCGTTTTAGCAACCGGGGTCATGACGGCCAAACTCGTGTCTGAAGATGTGATCCTGAGCTGAGCCGCCTGTAATCAACCATCTCTGTGTATCAGAGTACATAGACAGAATACTCATGGCTTGCAGGCTGACTTATTGTTGTCCAATGTATTTGCAACACGTGTACAAACACTGAGCACAGATAGATGTAAAGCCTATGAAGATCCTTCACTCTCAGAGAAAGCAAGCAATCTGCCACCAGTCGTCATAAATTATCATATTCACCATGAAAAAGTTTGAGCGTGGGCCTTGATGGAAAAAAAGGGCTTGTGATGAGTAATACACCAGCGCTTTGCTGAGACAAGAGAAGCACAGATGCCTTTAATAAAGATGATCATTACTGTCATATCTGGATACACATAATCTCTGGTTTCCCAATCAACAGTCACTTTCACAGAACTGCCACCGACAGcgacaccaacacacacacttctgtttttcttaaCAAAGAAATATTTGCCCCCTTACAAAATCAATCGACGTGAAATCAAACACTTATCATAACGTATGTCTTAAATAATGCGCGCTGCTCTGCATGATCAGAGTGTTACAAGGTTCCATCATTCAATTTCACTCCATAGGCTGTTATCTCATAAAATTGTGCTTAGATTGAATTTCTGTCAGTTCATTTGCAAAAGCAATCAACTCGAgtgtctgtaaaaaaaacacaattaccCATAAAGGACAGCACCCTATAAAGAGTGACCCTGAAAATAATGTTGGCACTTGCAGACacgatgcacacacacacacacacacacacacacacacaatggacaGTGGATGCTGATATTGGGCTGCTTAATCTTAGCTCTCTCCATCCTGTTCTCCCTCACCCTGCACCAATGCTTTATCCACTTCCTCcttcccacccacacacacacacacacacacacacacacacacacacagacacactctacTAATGCATGACATTTCAGTAAATAATGTATCCATACGACATTTGTACATTGCCTGACATTTTCTTCCAAATCTTAATATCTATGACACCATTATTTTCATCACCCCTCAGGCTTTGCCATTACTGGTGTACAGCAGCATCTGTTTTTATGTCTAGACACAAGGAGCCTAAAGTAActattcaataaataataagGCAAATGAATATCAGATTAGTGGTAAATAAGTGGCTGTCAGAAGTATGGCATTTTGAAAACAGCACCCTCGCCATGTAAGCTTTTCCAATGGCCCCCTCTTTTGGCAAGAAGCAGGAGTTGAAGCAGTGATCATCTAAACTGCTGACACAGACAAATGGTATGCTGGGTATGTTGTTTGACTAGCCTGAATAATTACTGTGTACACGCGACAATGATTACGCTATTGTGTTGCTGGTTGTGATTGCTGTCAGTTAAGATCGCACAAAGCTGCTCACCTGAGAGTCGGTGCTGCTTGGTGCTCACTCGGTTGGTGTTTTGGACCGTGCAGCAGAGGTGGAGCATGGCAAACATGGTGATGATCATCACCACGCTCTGGAGCAGCAGGGTGAGTTCAAACTGCTTCCCGATCCTGCAAGGACGCGACCAAAACAGCAGTCAGATTCAATAACTTAGATATTGAGTTTACATAGGAGAGAATTTATAGGACACAAtctaaaatacagtataaacaactaattcatattcatattctatTCAGTTCTATAGTTCTTTTACAGGACATGTTATAAAGGCCATACGCAGCACAGAAAGACCTTATAAACAATACAATGTTCTAACCACATTCTAGAAACAATCTATTAAATCCCCTCTTCTGTCCCTCCAATCTGACTCACGCTACTCATAAGAAGAGAAGGTGCGCCAAAGTGAACAGTATAGAGCTCCAACTatataatcatatatatatatataatctaattttatactttataaAACATATTAACAGCTTGATTACTTGCATTTAGCCAATTAGAGGGAACCAAACCAGGACAATACCACAACCTACAATGGACCTCGAGTGCAGCAGTTTATAAATGAACATATTACTATAATTTAAAATCAATGTATCCAAAAACTTTCCTTTCATGATGACAATAATATCAAACTGATGGTAGATCTCAGAGGAAAtaggaaaaaatgtttttattgccaTTCATTTCTGACACCATAACAGATCTGAGGAATTAACTTGTAAATGACCTGGGCCTTaagaagaaagcaaaaaagcaGGCCTTTCCCTCTGTCCCTCACCAGAAGAAGACGCGCAGGATGTTGGCTATGAGCAGCACCAGGCAGACTCTGGTGGAGAAGCCCTCGCTGTTGCTGCTCCTCTGGATCTCCTGGTACTGCGGCACATAGGGCAGGGCCCCCCCAAACACCATGACGCAGGACGCCAGCCAGGACAGCAACGTCCATGAGCCCTCCAagtcctcctcctgcagaacCACCTCTGCATCCATCACACCAAGAGACGCTCACGGGTGTCCAGGGGGTCTGGAGGTGGCACCTGTGAGGCTGGAAATGACACATTCAAAATAGTTCATGTTCAGCGAAGTTATCACTGATGGATGTTCTGAGGTAACCAGAGGTCAAAAGCAGGCCCTGACATTAACATTCCCCAAGAGCCCAACAGCAGTCCAACGTATTAAGCAGATTACTTTTAAATGCCTCTGTTATGTATGGATATAAGTGTCCCAGCTGACTGCACAACAATACTCTCTCTCACCATAAAAATCGAATTAAAGCAAGACAATGGATTTGGTCTAATCTACGCAAACTTTAACATATAgagaataaaatacattttagcatTAGACTATTAGGCACATCTTCACCAATTTTTCAAACATGTCACTGTAAGAAAATCACcggtttaaataaaaaacatgaatgatgGCTGACTTTCATTTCGCTGCTTAAGTGTCAGGGTCCTGGTTTCTGTGCATGCTGGCTCGCTGTCACAGATCACCAGGACATTTGAATAGAACGCAaccatttttaacatttcaacgCGTGTGGTTTTTCTTCCACTATGACATGTGAAAAAGACCCATTTGTGCTCATTCCTGAGGTTGTAGAGGTCACACAAGAGAATTCATACATTCTTATCCGTCTTTAATGTGCACAGGAGCAACAACACAGTACACAGGTTTCAGCCCTTGACCATGTgtaattaattgttttattcatttagcaGGTTAGCAATTAAAGCTCAAAAACCTCTATAAGTACTGTGTTTTGCTACGTTAGTCTATAGAGCCGAATAGTAACTAACTAAATAGTAAATagtgttacttttttttttaaatgtctgtagTTGTAGCCCAAATGGTGCATGCAGTGTATGCACATACAgttctgtgcaaaaatgttTGGCTGGTGTGAAGCAatggtgtaaaataaaaatgctataaaaaatataaaattcaagtgtttatttttatctatttacaaaatgcaaagtgagccaacagaagaaaaatctaaatcaaatcaatatttggtgtgaccaccctttgccttcaaaacagcatggATTCTTCTAGCTACACTTGCACACTtgttgatgatcattagcacctgtttggtgtAACTGGTTAATCctacacctgactatgatcctacaacatccctgactttgtgcaagttTAGTGATTTGAccttgatttttcttctgttcgctcactttgcattctataaatcaatcaaaataaaaaagcattCTTGCTTTATAGTATTTCTTCACACCGCTTAAGACTTTTACGCAGTACTTTACACCCTCCAGTGCAACAGGTAAACATTGTATGTAAACACTGACTCTAAATGGGGCTTCCCTGCAGTTAGTTCCCCCAATAGCTCCACATCTCTGTCTGCCACAAATCTATATATAATTTGAACTAGTAGTTTACACTACAGGCTCTTCAGTCTGAGTGTTAACACACTAAAGCACATATTATTAGCAAGCTGTCCTGTCTGCACCACAACTAGTTCAGGAACTTGAGTACTTTAATAGTGGTGTTCAGCACCAAGTGTTCGTAGTCATTCTTGAGGGGATAATAACATCAATTACTAAAGGGACAATGTTAGTAATTCCCTCTTTCTCCAGAGCACCCTGCAGAACAAATGGAGTGGTTCATAGCATTTCACACAAACGTGATTTTCTGAtactgacaaacaaaaaaactccttGGCAATGGAGATGGCGTGTGGACATGCTTGATGTAAGCGCCAGTATGTTGCTGTGTACACAAAAGCGTGACCTAAAAAATGGGAGTAAACACAGAGAAGTGCAGGAAATTGGTGTGGCGTGGTTCTTGTTTGACTGTACAAATTATTTTAGTGGCTGTGTTATAATAATAGTGTCACTGTCAGTATCTACATCTAAAACAGAGGGCCAGCACAAATAGAAACTCCTATGTTGCCATACATAGTAGGCAGTCAGTATCAGCTGACAAGTCTCTCGGTATAACTTCCAGTCGATGCTGGATCAGCACACTGAGAAGTACTTTAAttctgacaacaacaaaaaaagatccTCCTCAGGTTCTCTGGTGATATCTTTTTATCACACCCACGTTATAATTACTGATAATAGGCTATTTCAACACAACAGCAGATGCAGCTATACTTAGCTGTACAGCCACACTGGGTGTCATCCAGAGGATGTACGGGATCTGATTACTCATTAGACATCTGTTACTTCACATAACTCAGCTCCAAGTAAGGACATAATGAAATCAGTGTACCAGCCAATACCTTGCTGCTCCGAAGGATAGAGCCAGGCGCGTGGAGCAAAAGCCAATTCTCAAGTGATCTACACCCAAGAGTGTGTCACCCTGTCCTTTCTGTagagcattttaaaaagcagagacTAACTACAGTGCAAAGTCAATACAAAACTGCACAGCAGCCCAATCcataaatgtctttttacagGTTTCCTACTGTTAAACATTACTCAAGAATTTAGCAATCCAAGGTGTCTTCAGCCATTTCCTCCTGCATGTGGGGGTGAGTGAACCATCACAGCACCTACATGTGTTGGGACACCTCTGGTAACAGAAGGAGATGTTATGTAAGCTAAGCATAGCTTCCTGGGGTTGGGTAGCTAACATGCCTGAACACACGGACATCAAATTTGGGCTACTGTGCAACTACAGtgagagcagacagagaaacagcttGTACACCGCCTGGTTACACGGTTATAAAATAATAGTAGTGTACACGGTGGGGTTAACGTGTGTAATGCCGAATTTCctctccaaaacaaacacacgtcCTGTGAGAAAGTCTGCGTCTTTACTCCAAAGGAGTAATTTTAGCTTTAAAGGGCGCGCTCACAACACGCACAATACCCCCCCAAGTGCTCCTGATACGGAATAAAGGGTCAGAATTTAAGGCTGAACATGGCACAGGTAAACTCTGGTATAACTTCCAGCTTCACTTACCAGCCGCCTTCATTCACTTTCCTCCGCCTAATCAAGACACCAACACTCCCGCCAGGGTTTCAGCGTCTTAACACTTTTTCCTGGCAGCTCCAACTTTGGGATCCCAACTCGTGCgcgagaggaggagaggcgtGCACGCGCAGGCAGAGATACATATAGTGCTCCTCAGTAGCACAGCTCATATTTCATTACCAAACTCCAGCATTACACATGCGGGTCGCTGGGACGCTGTGATGGGTAAAGTTTAGGGTCCTCTTGAGGCCACAAGGGGTAAACAAACTGTCCTGCACGCTTTCATTTAACAAAAACTCAATGTTCCTCATTTCTTAGCAACGCCACGCAACTCTCGCGAGATCTTCTGTGTTGTGGAACAGCTGACTGTGCGGTGGGTGGTGCGAGGGACTTGCTATCTATTTCCAACAGTTACTAACCAGATAGCTAAATAATCGGCAGACAGCCTTTTGAATTTTAGTACTGTCCAGGCACTGATAATCACCCACACCACGACATGGCCGAGACGGACCCCAAGTCGGTGCAGGACCTTACCAATGTGGTGAGTCGTGATCGAGATGGcaagctagcgttagccaaAGTAGCCTAGCTAGCAGTAGCAACGGGGATGCTAACGGTGGCGAGTTATCGTGaggtagctagctagctggtaAGCAAAGGTTATAACGCCACTGTAGCCTTTCACGCAATTTGTTCGTATAATAAAAGATGTTCACGGGCTCCGTGTGTTCAACCAATTTATTAAAGCCAGCAGCTCTTTGCTCTTCTTCACCTTCATCACGTTATATAATTCTCAGTTGGTCATGTAAATGACATCACCAAATCACAACCGAGTCGCATAGccttacataaacacacacagtgtgctgctgtgtaacaTTACTCCTGGAGAGACGCATGTACCAGTAAGAATTATTGTTCCAGCGCCGATTTCCACCATGTTGTTTCCACTGCACAGTTTCACTTGTACACTTGattgtgtaaatgtatttctacttattttattttacagctcaggtaaatgtttctgagtgttgtcatggagatgagCTGTAAGAGCAGCAAAGCCTCAGCTCCCCTCCCActgctttttaaatatatgccttttttttgtttgtttcttcctcctttttacttttcatagAAATTGTAGAGTAAACCTTCTTTTTAAAATTCTCCTTAACATCTCCCCATCAAGGACGCGCAGCTATATATGGTTTTATTTAGCGTCATGTTTTAAATGAACCTTAATTTTATGTTACCTCTTGACTTTTTCACCTTAGAAACCGCTGTCATAGAGCTACATTATGGGATGGGCAGGCAGGAAATGCTCCAATAAAGAATAGTATGAATGTATGGTGGACTCACTGTTGTGCACATGTGCTTGTGATGGTGAATTAAATAATCACCTCCAGTGGTTTCTTAGCTTTTATATTGTTGTCAAGGAAACTAGATGCCTCTGttatcattgtcctgctgcttttttttttaaagtcatccACAGACCACACACTGGGTGCTGTGGAGCTGGAGTGCAGATGTGGCACCCTTTGCACCTGCTCATCAGCACCCATATAGAACAGGTGGCTTTTGCTATCGCTTTAGCAACACGCCAGACTGCAGTTTTGATGACAACTGGCTGGCAAAtgaacaatatttcaaaaatggaaatatttacATGAAACTTTTGGTTTAAgtaccttttttaaaaaaagctgtatGAACCCTGTATTAAAATCCTCCTCATTATTTAATCCTCATGTTTAACTATATTTGATGCATGGCTGCTATCTTCAGTGAACCCACTTAGATCAGTACTCATttccccccccctttttttttttttcttgttttggtgACTTCATTGTTGCACTTACAGTATTTGTGTTGGTTGTTTCACAGGTCCAGACTCTGCTGCAACAGATGCAGGACAAGTTCCAGACCATGTCAGACCAGATCATCGGGAGGAATATCCTGACTCATAGTTGCAAATGCCAATAATCAGGTGGTCATGAATGAAATGCATTACGGTTCCAAATTCTAATAGACTGATGTCTCTATGGGGACATCTTTCACATACTTCAGTTCAGTGGTGTTAAACCTGCAGTCTGGAGACCCTCAGGGGTCCTTGAGGGGGTTCCAGTGGATCCCcagattattttaatttaactaTTATTTAATTGACCAGGTCGCCCATTGAGATAATGCATAAGAAAGACTATTCTGCTAATGTTCCCCAACATTCACTGTTAATCTGCCAAGCTACAGTGTGGACACTTATGGAACAACTTTATCCTATCAGACGGGGAGCCCTGAGACATCTTATCAAATATGGGGCTGCAGCCTGATGTATCACTTTAGGGGTCCTTCACACTAGAAAGGTTGAGATCCACTGCTCTGGTGTCCTTTCCTAATCGAAGTACAGCATTGTTCTGCCCATTTAAGAGTAACTTTGCGAGTCGTTCTGTTACACGTGCGCCTTAACTGCTTCTCCACTCGATGAGATGAGCACACGTATTGATGACTTGGAGAAGAACATCGCCGACCTGATGACCCAGGCCGGTGTTGAGGAGATTGAGGCAACACCAGAAAAGGCTAAAGAGGGTCAGGGCTCATAATGAAGGTAAGAAGGAAGTGGCAGACCCAAGAGCAACGTAACCAATAGTGTCTGTTCATCCCTCCGTTTTGCTTAGAGGTCTataggtgtgtgttgtgttcttaAAATACAGATATCAGCAGATTGGGTgtcttttaataaaaaagtaaatttctTTCCTTGTCAATAATTTGATTACTATGCTGATTTTGCAGATGTAAATGTCTTGGAACCAGTTCACTACAACATGGGCCGTTTCTTTCGTTTGTCCCACAGGTTCCTCAGGAACGCGGTATGAAGTCAGTCCTTCAATCAGGAGCAGCAGACTTTTCCATTCTGAAAATGACTTCTATTGATTTGGTGTGTCGTAGCGTGAAATGCTTTTTTATATATTGAATATTGTGATAAACGGTTACAGTTATGTAATGACTTGAAAAGGTGAACGTTATTTGTAAGCTAGAATAGTGTGATATGCCCTTCAGAACTTCAAACACTCATGTGCAGGAATGCAACTTATGGATTTTGCGCGAGGACCTGGAGGTGGTTTCGCTGCCGTCATATATCATAATTAATTAAATCCCATGAGGTGGGTGGCTGATGGGGACAGTTTTGCCCTGACCTGTGCAGAGAGCCCACAGGCTAACAGGCCAGTAGAACCTCCACCCCTACTAACACGGGAAGTGGGTACAGTGAACATTTGAGGCCTGCAGTGTTTTACAAACAGCACTGTTACTACCAAGCTGTGGGACGCATTCCAATTCTGATTTTCTTCTATTAAAGCTATTTAATAAAAGACTCTTTGTCATGTATTACATAAATATTTGGCCAGGTGCTGACtgaatttttaattattacacTTAACAAAGGTGCTCAGTGTTTTCCTGTATTTAATTTTTCAAGTCTGATGTATTTTATAATGCTGATGATCTGGAACGTGTCAttgttgcatgttttttggTTTCCATCGTTTACAATGTGGCATTTTAGTATTACACTTAAGGGTTAGCTAAGCCGGGACAACTGGGAATTATCCTCTGCAATGGTGAAGAAGATGTTTTTAACTGGCATTTAATGTGTATTAGAGGCGTCTGCCACAATGTCCAATCAAAACTGGCATTTAGAccaaacatgcaaacaccatCACTTCACTGCATGGTGGGAACCTTTATTCAAATTAATTGCAAAcacaaatttacaaaatgatgaacagctatcttcaaaataaagtgcCGGTAAACGAAACAACCTATCACACACTTGAAGTACATCAGTCTATGAACACATTATAAATGCAATATTaaagtactgtatgtattaTAAAGTGAACGGTTCCTTAATTGCATCCTAGTATCGGCTTGTGAGTCTGCAGTTTTAGAAGTTTATAGTTAGAATTCAAAGTCTTCCTCCGTCATGTCGATGGCCCAGGCGAACTTGTCCCTTTGGCTCTTATTGTAGATTTTTTCTACAGGTACCTCCATGTTTTTACACCTGAACACATGGGGAAAAGATTAAGCACACACTGTAAAAGAAATACTCAGTTTGACCCACCAGATAATCTTCTAAGAGGTCCCAAAAGCTTTGAGCACACAAAACCACTGCTGGAATAGAAGCAATGGAGGTGGTAGAAATAAACCCAAGTGAAGTGACGGGCTGTTATATACAGCTGACTTAATGAGCATATTTAGTACATAGTGGGTATGAGAGAGAAACTGATTACTGACTAGTGCTCTTACTGTACGCCTTTAGATGAGCATGCATCACACATGTACATCCCAGGTGGAGGCCCAGCTAGTTCTATCTGAATACCccactttgtctgtgtgctctcAGTATCTACAAGTGTTTTTTTACCAAGGGATCGTGGTTGTTGATAGAGAGTCAATGTTAGCGTGGACTCACCAAGCCACGCTAATGCGTGGGTCCAGGTAGTTGAGCTTTGAGGTACCCAGTGCgatctgtttgttttcctctcgGTCAGTCGCCTGAACCTCCAtcttcagcagctgctcctcacAGCGCTTCACTGCTACCTTCTTACGCTCCACCAGCctggcagaaaacacacacaaaggcaggtgCGGGAGAGTCAGACACCTCCGGTATGAATGAGACATTCTGGGCGAGCAAAAAGAAGTGTTTCCATAAGTGTGCAGCCTGATTCAGAAGATGTTTTGTGTAAATAGCAACAAGTAGTAGAAACTGTCCAACctgcagaaaacaaatacaacagcTGAACAGTTACACAGGGGTAAACCATCACTGTATGCTGTTGTACTGAG includes these proteins:
- the hsbp1b gene encoding heat shock factor-binding protein 1b; this translates as MAETDPKSVQDLTNVVQTLLQQMQDKFQTMSDQIIGRIDEMSTRIDDLEKNIADLMTQAGVEEIEATPEKAKEGQGS